The Spirochaeta isovalerica genome includes a window with the following:
- a CDS encoding YwbE family protein, with amino-acid sequence MSQDGRNRADIKAGLSVSIVLKKDQQTGDLTEGVVRDILTNSSFHPHGIKVRLTDGQVGRVKEIHQ; translated from the coding sequence ATGAGTCAAGACGGAAGAAACAGGGCGGATATAAAAGCGGGACTCTCCGTATCCATTGTTCTCAAAAAAGATCAGCAAACCGGTGATCTGACTGAAGGCGTGGTCCGGGATATTCTGACAAACAGCTCTTTTCACCCCCACGGCATCAAAGTCAGACTGACCGATGGTCAGGTGGGGCGCGTGAAAGAGATTCATCAGTAA
- a CDS encoding DUF6530 family protein, which translates to MKIPADLKHKPVIVSEDYDKIDGRKSGDTDAMGLSLGLAQWNDRGNVDISAKIWRHTGEKWSRQSEELPFHRVLDLAIMIGRAKLFFQERYHMNEKDYPGYPHLDRIGLQGGAMNFSICTDNDKLEDDIKLFDDCLHKDDEILSERMQVLGGILKELGMVR; encoded by the coding sequence ATGAAAATACCAGCTGACCTGAAACACAAACCGGTCATCGTTTCAGAGGATTACGATAAAATAGACGGTAGAAAATCGGGCGACACCGATGCCATGGGGCTCTCCCTGGGCCTGGCCCAGTGGAACGACAGGGGCAATGTGGACATATCGGCGAAAATCTGGCGCCATACGGGAGAGAAGTGGTCCCGCCAGTCGGAAGAGCTGCCTTTCCACAGAGTCCTCGATCTGGCCATTATGATAGGGCGGGCCAAGCTCTTTTTCCAGGAACGCTACCATATGAACGAGAAGGACTATCCCGGATATCCCCATCTGGACCGCATAGGTCTGCAGGGGGGAGCTATGAATTTTTCCATCTGCACCGATAATGACAAGCTGGAAGATGACATCAAGCTGTTTGATGATTGCCTTCACAAGGACGATGAAATCCTGAGCGAGCGGATGCAGGTCCTCGGCGGAATCCTGAAAGAACTGGGAATGGTCCGGTGA
- a CDS encoding DUF1349 domain-containing protein, producing the protein MIKSGKISDRYIWFNEPEFEILDKRLKIRTSPHTDFWQRTHYGFRRDNGHCLLTPASGDFTLSVRTEFSGNRQYDQCGLIIRLDEENWIKASTEFETEKHSRLGSVVTNHGYSDWATVDVFGGISLMWYRIKKESQDFFIDYSKDGMEWHQLRIAHLHEPFSEISVGVYACSPMESSFDAFFDNYILE; encoded by the coding sequence ATGATAAAAAGCGGCAAAATATCAGATAGATATATATGGTTCAACGAACCCGAATTCGAAATTCTCGATAAGCGGTTGAAAATACGGACTTCTCCCCATACGGACTTCTGGCAGCGCACCCATTACGGTTTCAGAAGGGACAACGGCCACTGTCTTCTCACCCCGGCCAGCGGTGATTTTACGTTATCGGTCCGGACTGAATTTTCAGGGAACAGGCAGTACGACCAATGCGGCCTGATCATCCGTCTCGACGAGGAGAACTGGATCAAAGCATCCACGGAATTTGAAACAGAGAAGCATTCGAGGCTCGGATCTGTTGTGACAAATCATGGTTATTCCGACTGGGCTACGGTCGACGTCTTCGGCGGCATCAGCCTGATGTGGTACCGCATAAAGAAAGAGAGTCAGGATTTTTTCATCGATTACTCGAAAGACGGTATGGAGTGGCATCAGCTCAGGATCGCCCATCTCCATGAACCTTTTTCGGAGATCTCTGTCGGAGTGTATGCCTGCAGCCCCATGGAAAGTTCCTTTGACGCCTTTTTTGACAATTACATTCTGGAGTGA